One Drechmeria coniospora strain ARSEF 6962 chromosome 01, whole genome shotgun sequence genomic region harbors:
- a CDS encoding alkaline phosphatase yields the protein MPPLPRPSPVLPRIITYHQTHHDANTGKLVSLLPLLTEPSISVTHVILAAIHLNLDPRAITLNDHHPSDGRFDTLWAEIRILQASAVKVMGMLGGAARGSFERLDGSDVQFELYYTPLRDMIRDHALDGLDLDVEEPMSLAGIIRLIDRLRSDFGPDFVITLAPVAMALLDSERNLSGFDYEALEVLRGREISWYNTQFYCGWGDLTDSSMYHQMLQKGWPPEKVVIGLVTNPANGAGFVPWLMLSDVLSSLKRHHQQFAGVMGWEYFNSLPGDAERPWEWAREMTLLLRSRTNGECLAPFPPLPAGNPVQRPLEGPSTPVPAAPVDAEATKVHVAEADPDEVNGVALVVPSQFDYYSDGLDDSA from the coding sequence AtgccgccgctgccacgGCCTTCCCCTGTCCTCCCCCGCATCATCACCTACCACCAGACGCACCATGACGCGAATACCGGCAAGCTCGTCTCCCTCCTTCCCCTGCTCACCGAGCCGTCCATCTCGGTGACGCACGTCATCCTCGCGGCCATCCACCTCAACCTGGATCCGCGCGCCATCACTCTCAACGACCACCACCCCTCTGACGGCCGCTTCGACACCCTCTGGGCCGAGATCCGCATCCTCCAGGCTTCGGCCGTAAAGGTCATGGGCATGCTCGGGGGCGCCGCTCGTGGCAGCTTCGagcgcctcgacggctccgacGTACAGTTTGAGCTGTACTACACCCCCCTGCGCGACATGATCCGCGATcacgccctcgacgggctcgacctcgacgtcgaggagcccATGAGTCTCGCGGGCATCATTCGGCTCATCGACCGATTGAGGTCCGATTTCGGACCTGACTTCGTCATCACCCTTGCccccgtcgccatggccctTCTCGACTCCGAAAGGAACCTGAGCGGTTTCGACTacgaggccctcgaggtCCTCCGCGGCCGGGAGATTTCTTGGTACAACACGCAGTTCTACTGCGGCTGGGGCGACCTCACCGACAGCTCCATGTACCACCAGATGCTGCAGAAGGGTTGGCCGCCGGAGAAGGTCGTCATAGGCCTCGTCACGAATCCTGCCAATGGGGCCGGCTTCGTGCCCTGGCTCATGCTCTCCGATGTCCTCTCCTCTTTGAAGCGGCACCACCAGCAATTTGCCGGTGTCATGGGTTGGGAGTACTTCAACAGCCTGCCGGGGGACGCAGAACGACCGTGGGAATGGGCCAGGGAGATGACCTTGCTGCTCAGAAGTCGCACAAACGGGGAATGTCTTGCGCCGTTCCCTCCGCTACCCGCTGGCAACCCAGTGCAACGCCCTCTTGAAGGGCCATCCACGCCCGTCCCTGCCGCTCCCGTAGACGCAGAGGCGACCAAGGTGCACGTCGCCGAGGCTGATCCGGACGAGGTCAACGGCGTGGCCTTGGTTGTGCCGTCGCAATTCGACTACTATTCCGATGGGCTCGATGACAGCGCGTAG
- a CDS encoding Zinc finger, C2H2 type domain containing protein produces MDEPILLPRMKALTRQASDNPKDVFQCDVADCNQKFVRLDLLLRHKNRHRSSPSYTPRNKIPCFDASMTGAKTGTDSTSVSSRPRPSRRNDNPNDHYNRPLPSSGGPHDATGLPTLTPDINAATTTETSGSTTWTSPLDDQPASNAYLHRQGTYGGNAAALSEPSAMVDLANLTHPAAIQRGRSSFAAWLFDPQTTCNNVRMAPLRFLDTMLESNLKNKTHCDGESLSRLPPLDVAVCQSDAFGECVTESRRQELLHWFQRFRKKQPQYDILMPNLVRESGGYPSALSLDMVRDCLCEFWDNVSPRLPVVHQHTFSPNRCPILLLLVIVSLGAASQRSRDATGRLSEHGAFADVIIASVRWEIATSDDSVPPIGLWVAQALLFLEFYEKMYSSRKFHERGHIYHSSFLALLRRGSPMIGTAGSESPLVRSTCADDIPLDVGTWWARWADAESMRRVVFVAFMLDILHAATFGHAADMAVHEIRLPLPCDDNLWTANNADLVRQLDGNFRTCRPRQVSFLDELKSVLHGKEVKTHPFGCMIILSGLLSVGWHLGHKMAHLKWLDLQTPEAEPLGSWRIMLLKALDSCETTFDVTVSHTVTGPDAARQRPLSNGPILSASLLLHLAHVSLYADIVDCQIYAGAKRLLGRKVSSIDYADAVKRMSSWAKRASTRHAILHAFRLLHSVLVSPCPSICSSPNSTSMYSLRNETDPHRPWILYYAVLSIWAFVQAVGRPPGKGFPLHPSQMANSTYARMAAYLSSVAVLSELDEETAGLLHEGLPELLDVVEGILEEANTELLTEAHQRLAVCRDLLLGGGAGY; encoded by the coding sequence ATGGATGAACCCATATTGCTGCCTCGTATGAAGGCACTGACACGGCAAGCTTCAGACAATCCCAAGGACGTTTTCCAATGCGACGTTGCCGACTGTAATCAAAAGTTTGTGCGCCTCGACCTGCTTCTGCGACACAAAAACCGACATCGCTCATCACCTTCCTACACCCCACGCAACAAGATACCTTGCTTTGATGCTTCGATGACGGGTGCGAAAACCGGCACAGATTCAACGTCGGTTTCGTCCAGACCTCGGCCAAGTCGGAGAAATGATAACCCAAATGACCACTACAATCGACCACTGCCCTCCTCTGGCGGCCCTCACGATGCCACCGGCTTGCCGACTCTGACGCCCGACATCAacgcggcgacgaccacCGAAACGAGTGGCAGCACGACGTGGACTTCGCCCCTCGACGACCAGCCGGCCTCCAATGCCTACCTTCACAGACAGGGAACATATGGTGGCAATGCGGCGGCGTTGTCAGAGccctcggccatggtggaCTTGGCCAACCTGACGCATCCTGCCGCCATCCAGCGGGGCCGGAGCAGCTTTGCCGCCTGGCTGTTCGACCCTCAAACGACGTGCAACAATGTGCGCATGGCCCCTTTACGTTTCCTCGACACCATGTTGGAATCGAACTTGAAGAACAAGACTCACTGCGACGGTGAATCGCTCTCCAGACTTCCGCCATTGGACGTAGCAGTCTGTCAGTCGGATGCCTTTGGGGAGTGCGTCACGGAATCTCGACGCCAGGAATTACTGCATTGGTTTCAAAGATTTCGAAAGAAGCAACCGCAGTACGATATCCTCATGCCAAATCTCGTACGGGAAAGCGGAGGCTACCCCTCAGCCCTCAGCCTCGACATGGTACGGGACTGCCTTTGTGAGTTTTGGGACAAcgtctcgcctcgcctccccgtcgtccacCAACACACCTTTTCGCCAAACCGATGCCCGATACTCCTCcttctcgtcatcgtctcccTCGGTGCAGCCTCTCAACGTAGCCGAGATGCCACGGGCCGGTTGTCGGAGCACggcgcctttgccgacgTCATCATTGCCAGCGTGCGATGGGAAATTGCCACATCGGACGACTCGGTGCCCCCTATCGGCCTTTGGGTGGCCCAGGCCCTCCTGTTCTTGGAGTTTTACGAAAAGATGTACTCGTCGAGAAAATTCCACGAAAGGGGGCATATATACCATTCttccttcttggccttgctccgtcgaggaagccccATGATAGGTACAGCTGGTAGTGAATCTCCCCTGGTTCGAAGCACTTGCGCCGACGACATCCCCTTGGATGTCGGTACCTGGTGGGCCAGATGGGCGGATGCGGAGTCGATGCGccgcgtcgtcttcgtcgccttcATGCTTGACATCCTTCACGCCGCCACCTTCGGACACGCTGCCGACATGGCCGTTCATGAGATTCGCCTCCCCCTGCCCTGTGATGACAATCTCTGGACGGCCAATAACGCCGACCTTGTGCgacagctcgacggcaactTCCGCACGTGCCGTCCCCGACAGGTCtccttcctcgacgagctcaagAGCGTCTTGCACGGCAAAGAAGTCAAGACGCACCCCTTCGGCTGCATGATCATCCTATCCGGTCTGTTGAGCGTCGGCTGGCATCTGGGTCACAAAATGGCCCATCTCAAATGGCTAGATCTCCAAacgcccgaggccgagccaCTCGGCAGCTGGAGGATAATGCTTCTCAAAGCACTCGACAGTTGCGAGACGACCTTTGACGTTACCGTGTCGCATACCGTCACGGGCCCGGATGCCGCGCGTCAGCGGCCCCTGTCTAATGGTCCAATACTCAGCGcttccctcctcctccatctcgcTCACGTCAGCCTTTACGCCGACATCGTAGACTGCCAAATCTACGCTGGCGCGAAACGCCTTCTCGGACGCAAGGTGTCTTCTATAGACTATGCCGATGCGGTGAAGCGTATGAGTTCGTGGGCGAAGCGGGCCTCGACTCGACATGCGATTCTTCACGCCTTCCGACTGCTCCACAGCGTCCTCGTGAGCCCTTGCCCGAGCATATGCAGCAGCCCCAACAGTACGTCGATGTACTCGCTTCGCAACGAGACGGACCCCCACAGGCCCTGGATCCTTTACTACGCCGTCCTGTCTATCTGGGCCTTTGTCCAGGCCGTGGGCCGCCCCCCCGGCAAGGGGTTTCCCTTACACCCGTCACAGATGGCCAATAGCACCTACGCTAGAATGGCCGCGTATCTATCCAGCGTCGCCGTGCTTAGCGAGCTGGATGAGGAAACGGCCGGCCTACTCCACGAGGGCCTTCCAGAGCTGCTggatgtcgtcgaggggATTTTGGAAGAAGCAAACACCGAGCTACTGACCGAAGCACACCAACGGCTGGCAGTCTGTAGGGACCTTCTCCTCGGGGGCGGGGCAGGGTACTAG
- a CDS encoding oxidosqualene:lanosterol cyclase: MATSSGRDIPDAQLHKRVNKSTHGFPRKPRIEARTDRSRWRMKDDDSRHTWHYLTDDKAAKDWPQSYAEKYYLNMPLGLPALPRAKSPLEATKNGLSFFEKLQLPSGHWGCEYGGPMFLLPGIVITWYVTKTPIPSAYATEIKNYLTARANPEDGGWGLHIEGESTVFGTTLNYTVLRLVGVDPEDPLMVKARGTLHKLGGAVNSPHWAKFWLAVLGVMDWDIVNPVPPEIWLLPDWLPISPWRWWIHIRQVFLPMGYLYSRKWSCEETDVIRGLREELFVQPHAEIDWASHRNSIAAADNYHPKSWLLNSVNWFLVNVYNPYLRPNYIKEKAEAWVSELVDMEDANTDYADLAPVNAPMNTLVCYVRDGPDAFSVKRHIERLEEFLWLKDEGMLCNGTNGVQCWDTAFLIQAVFEAGLQHDKQWRPMLERALHYLERQQIRDNCKDQEKCYRQPRKGGWPFSNRDQGYGVSDCISEALKAIILLQNVGGFPEVLEEQRIFDAVDTLLLYQNDNGALSSYEARRGGEYLEMLNAAEVFGRIMIEYDYPECTTACVTALSLFNKHWPEYRTDEIKVFVQRATNWIKSSQRIDGSWYGSWGICFTYATMFALESMASIGETYSNSKVSRRGCHFLVSKQREDGGWSESYKACETMEYVEHPSGSLVVQTAWALIGLMEADYPDKEPLKKGIKLIMGRQQPNGEWLQEAIEGVFNKSCMISYPNYKFTFTLKALGMFARKYPDVQVDR; this comes from the exons ATGGCAACCTCATCTGGTCGGGATATTCCTGATGCCCAGTTGCACAAGCGGGTCAACAAATCCACGCATGGATTCCCCAGGAAGCCGCGGATCGAGGCAAGGACGGACCGCAGCCGGTGGAGGATGAAGGACGATGACAGTCGTCACACGTGGCATTACCTGAccgacgacaaggcggccAAAGACTGGCCCCAGAGCTACGCAGAAAAGTACTATCTGAACATGCCGCTG GGCCTCCCGGCGCTGCCGCGAGCGAAATCGCCACTGGAGGCGACGAAGAACGGTCTGAGCTTCTTCGAGAAGCTCCAGCTACCCTCCGGCCACTGGGGATGCGAGTACGGCGGACCGATGTTTCTTCTCCCAGGTATCGTCATCACCTGGTACGTCACCAAAACGCCGATTCCGTCGGCCTACGCGACCGAGATCAAGAACTATCTCACCGCCCGAGCGAACCCGGAGGATGGAGGCTGGGGTCTTCACATCGAGGGCGAGAGCACCGTCTTCGGCACCACTCTCAACTACACCgtcctccgcctcgtcggcgttgacCCCGAAGATCCGTTGATGGTCAAGGCGCGAGGGACCCTGCACAAgcttggcggcgccgtcaaCTCCCCGCACTGGGCCAAATTCTGgcttgccgtcctcggcgtcatgGACTGGGACATTGTCAACCCGGTGCCGCCCGAGATCTGGCTTCTTCCCGACTGGTTGCCAATCTCTCCCTGGCGATGGTGGATCCATATTCGACAGGTCTTCTTGCCCATGGGCTACCTCTACTCGAGGAAGTGGAGCTGCGAAGAGACGGACGTGATTCGAGGTCTACGGGAGGAGCTCTTCGTCCAGCCTCATGCGGAAATCGACTGGGCAAGCCACCGAAACAGcatcgcggcggccgacaacTACCACCCCAAGTCCTGGCTTCTCAACAGCGTCAACTGGTTTCTCGTCAACGTCTACAACCCCTACCTAAGGCCAAACTATATCAAGGAAAAGGCCGAGGCCTGGGTCAGCGAGCTGGTCGACATGGAGGATGCGAACACGGATTACGCCGATCTGGCGCCCGTCAACGCGCCGATGAACACGCTGGTGTGCTACGTCCGAGACGGACCCGACGCCTTCAGCGTCAAGAGGCACATTGAACGGCTCGAGGAGTTCCTGTGGCTCAAGGACGAGGGTATGCTCTGCAACGGCACGAATGGGGTCCAGTGCTGGGACACGGCCTTTCTGATCCAGGCCGTCTTCGAAGCCGGATTGCAGCATGACAAGCAATGGCGGCCCATGCTGGAGCGCGCACTCCACTACCTCGAGCGGCAGCAGATTCGGGACAACTGCAAGGACCAGGAAAAGTGCTATCGGCAGCCCCGCAAGGGCGGTTGGCCCTTCAGCAACCGCGACCAGGGTTACGGCGTCAGCGATTGCATCTCGGAGGCCCTCAAGGCCATCATTCTCCTCCAAAACGTCGGCGGATTCCCCGAGGTGCTGGAGGAGCAACGCATCtttgacgccgtcgacacgtTGCTGCTGTATCAAAACGACAATGGCGCCTTGTCGTCGTACGAAGCACGGAGGGGTGGGGAGTATCTCGAGATGCTcaacgcggccgaggtcTTTGGCCGCATCATGATCGAGTACGACTATCCCGAATGCACGACGGCTTGCGTCACCGCGCTCTCCCTCTTCAACAAGCATTGGCCGGAGTACCGGACCGACGAGATCAAGGTCTTCGTCCAGAGGGCCACCAATTGGATCAAGAGCTCGCAGCGGATCGACGGCAGCTGGTACGGCAGCTGGGGCATCTGCTTCACGTACGCGACCATGTTCGCGTTGGAAAGCATGGCCAGCATCGGGGAAACGTACTCGAACAGCAAGGTCtcccgacgaggatgccattTTCTCGTCTCCAAGCAGCGCGAGGACGGCGGATGGTCGGAAAGCTACAAG GCCTGCGAAACGATGGAATACGTCGAGCATCCCTCcggctcgctcgtcgtccaaACGGCGTGGGCCCTCATCGGGCTCATGGAGGCAGACTACCCCGACAAGGAACCGCTGAAGAAGGGCATCAAGCTGATCATGGGACGTCAGCAGCCCAATGGGGAGTGGCTGcaggaggccatcgagggcGTCTTCAACAAGTCGTGCATGATATCGTACCCGAACTACAAGTTCACCTTTACGCTCAAGGCGCTGGGTATGTTTGCGAGAAAGTACCCCGACGTCCAGGTGGACCGCTAA
- a CDS encoding putative GCN4 translational repressor GCD14 protein, protein MTRSSPFLEKSLSTTPDTLAIVSLSRNNFQPLRLEQSTSAVDGYVHGATLNTRFGSFPHSTLLGIPWGSQVRASVVDTGSRARKRRLEEIESDSNTPTPVPSQDEGDEKVAQRVVAKAVAASSGFVYILRPTPELWTSSLPHRTQVVYTPDYSYILQRIRARPGTRIIEAGAGSGSFTHASTRAVYNGYPNGDGERKGKVFSFEFHEPRFQKLRQEIKDHSLDGVVQITHRDVCEDGFLIDGQSPEATAVFLDLPAPWDAIHHLSRRKIRKGGAEDDADPSWKSPLDPAQTVHICTFSPCIEQVSRTVTEMRTLGWTDIDMVEIAHRKINVMRDRVGVSFPMERGVCATPSDVKEALKKLKSDLKKTHEFHRAQQSGPSSESLDNKMEVDADSATDGSSRPPPDGETSNADEEDQDQEPVFMQGRLTHRTEQDLKTHTSYLVFAVLPREWDAEAEEAAMAKWPCGNETKTIGNLDKQVRKQQKRELLASRKRKKRADDTQAPAENP, encoded by the coding sequence ATGACCAGGTCGTCCCCTTTTTTGGAGAAATctctgtcgacgacgccggatACGCTCGCGATTGTCAGCTTGTCGCGCAACAACTTCCAACCGTTGAGACTCGAGCAGTCCACCTCGGCTGTCGATGGCTATGTTCACGGGGCGACGTTAAATACGAGGTTCGGTTCATTTCCGCATTCGACTCTGCTTGGAATTCCATGGGGCTCGCAGGTTCgcgcctccgtcgtcgacacgggATCCAGAGCGCGCAAGAGGAGGCTTGAGGAGATCGAAAGCGACTCGaacacgccgacgcccgttCCTAGTCAGGATGAAGGCGACGAGAAGGTGGCGCAGAGAGTCGTCGCCAAGGCAGTTGCGGCATCTAGCGGCTTCGTTTACATCCTTCGACCGACGCCCGAGCTGTGGACGAGCAGCTTGCCCCACAGGACGCAGGTCGTCTACACGCCCGATTACAGCTACATACTCCAGCGAATCCGTGCACGGCCAGGAACGAGAATCATAGAGGCTGGTGCCGGAAGCGGGAGCTTCACGCACGCGTCGACAAGAGCTGTCTACAACGGGTACCCCAACGGTGATGGGGAGAGAAAAGGCAAGGTGTTCAGTTTCGAGTTTCACGAGCCGCGGTTCCAGAAGTTGCGACAGGAGATCAAAGACCACTCGCTGGACGGCGTCGTTCAAATCACACATCGAGACGTATGCGAGGACGGATTCTTGATCGACGGCCAGTCTCCCGAAGCGACAGCTGTTTTTCTCGATCTACCTGCGCCGTGGGATGCGATACATCATCTATCCCGACGAAAGATTCGGAAAGGaggcgccgaggatgacgccgACCCGTCTTGGAAATCGCCGCTGGACCCGGCGCAAACGGTTCATATTTGCACCTTTTCCCCATGCATCGAGCAAGTCTCACGGACCGTGACGGAAATGCGCACCTTGGGCTGGACGGACATTGACATGGTCGAGATTGCCCACAGGAAGATCAATGTCATGCGGGACCGCGTAGGTGTAAGCTTCCCCATGGAAAGGGGCGTCTGTGCAACACCGTCCGATGTGAAGGAGGCCCTCAAGAAGCTCAAGAGCGACCTCAAGAAGACGCACGAATTCCATAGGGCACAACAGTCCGGCCCCAGCTCAGAGTCCTTGGATAACAAGATGGAAGTTGATGCAGATTCTGCCACGGACGGATCATCAAGGCCACCCCCTGACGGTGAAACGTCGAACGCAGATGAGGAGGACCAGGATCAGGAGCCGGTATTCATGCAAGGCCGTCTCACTCACCGCACCGAGCAAGATCTGAAGACGCACACATCCTATCTTGTCTTTGCCGTCTTGCCGAGGGAGTGGGATGCGGAAGCGGAGGAGGCAGCGATGGCAAAATGGCCGTGCGGCAACGAGACCAAGACGATCGGAAACCTggacaagcaagtacggaagCAGCAGAAGAGGGAGCTGctggcgtcgaggaagaggaagaagcgAGCGGATGATACCCAAGCGCCAGCAGAGAACCCGTGA
- a CDS encoding ankyrin repeat containing protein YAR1, with translation MTMAPQLTADEIDDLIYFARAGEAADLNSTLTELAEREKISPAEILVAAKDEGKSTTLHMATGNGHFETVLALLQTFDGRPKEEKQAFLDDLNEHGNTGLHWAALGGHLETVKLLMDHGASPAIANERNDVPLDLANFNDHPEVTQYFLSAAEGLENSNQDSGLNNAAASIELEDGEAGADEESGPSGTGA, from the exons ATGACGATGGCGCCTCAACTAACGGCAGACGAGATCGACGATCTCATTTACTTTGCCCGGGCTGGTGAGGCTGCGGATCTAAACTCGACGTTGACGGAGTTGGCAGAGCGGGAGAAGATCTCACCAGCCGAGATCCTGGTGGCTGCAAAGGATGAAGGCAAATCAACCACACTACACATGGCGACCGGCAACGGTCACTTTG AAACGGTTCTTGCGTTGCTGCAGACTTTCGACGGCCGGCCCaaggaggagaagcaggCTTTCCTGGACGATCTCAATGAGCACGGGAACACCGGCCTTCACTGGGCAGCATTGGGCGGTCATCTAGAAACGGTAAAGCTCTTGATGGATCATGGTGCGTCACCAGCGATAGCCAACGAACGCAACGACGTTCCGTTGGACTTGGCCAACTTCAACGATCATCCCGAAGTTACCCAATACTTTCTGTCGGCCGCGGAGGGGCTAGAGAATAGCAACCAGGACAGCGGACTGAATAACGCGGCGGCATCGATTGAATTGGAGGACGGAGAGGCAGGCGCAGACGAAGAATCAGGACCGTCAGGCACGGGCGCATGA
- a CDS encoding LSM domain-containing protein — protein sequence MTSTIGIPIKLLHEAQGHIITVELDNGNSYRGKLLDASDGLSCTAEDSMNVQLKDITVTSREGRVYHVDQVYIRGSHVRFFIIPDMLRNAPMFRARNVRGRGVGLARGRATNGPFDSGSNERPFAARGGGVGSTVAAFTSGRVHAANTYGRVGLAPGSSGQATRGFARGGPSDASAGAAPAHAGFAPRTTARGDSGR from the exons ATGACGTCCACTATCGGTATTCCAATCAAGCTGCTACATGAGGCTCAG GGCCACATCATCacggtcgagctcgacaaTGGCAACTCGTACCGTGGCAAGCTCCTTGATG CTTCTGACGGTCTCTCCTGTACAGCCGAGGACTCGATGAACGTCCAACTGAAAGACATCACGGTCACTTCGCGTGAGGGTCGTGTCTATCACGTCGATCAAGTGTACATACGCGGATCCCATGTCCGCTTCTTCATCATTCCAGACATGTTGCGCAACGCACCCATGTTCCGCGCACGCAACGTTCGTGGTCGCGGTGTTGGCCTTGCGCGTGGCCGCGCCACA AATGGTCCTTTTGACTCTGGCTCGAACGAAAG ACCCTTCGCCGCTCGTGGTGGTGGCGTAGGCAGCACAGTTGCTGCTTTCACCTCTGGCCGTGTCCACGCGGCCAACACATATggccgcgtcggcctcgcccctGGTTCTTCTGGCCAGGCCACACGAGGCTTTGCCAGGGGCGGCCCCTCTGATGCTTCTGCCGGTGCTGCTCCCGCTCACGCTGGCTTTGCTCCTCGCACCACAGCACGGGGCGATTCTGGCCGTTGA
- a CDS encoding phospholipase A2: MTPKPTAASKIAACLARMSLVPAFPEYTGPYKVGTVDVETPVSELNAPSDVPEEAVDIPTVQFRVFYPAVPESGEKRISWLPNPQRHHVSAYTKFLGVGSALAEVLSFLPRHLHYTSIPVCKNAKMAEAKTGNGRWPTMIFSHGLGGGRNSYSYIAGSLASHGVVVICPEHRDGSAVTAFVRQANKDRRIIPYSKISHKAGPEVYEAREGQLRTRLWELGLIHDAVLAIDQGQAVSNLNLSTPSLQQFSAQLDVQDPGRVVFGGHSFGAATMVQFLKSTYYADTAEVVAMRKPLFSPAKGSSLRRQITERTVTMLLDMWCLPLAAPNSAPLLRLPLPMFADLPSASGGRALLAVESEAFFKWTEHLHLTARILSPDPSATVVTSEMFERPGGVKHAEPNFFYVVHSAHLSQSDFGILFPWLTSKVFGAENPERVLRLNLRAQLQLFRVNGFPVAPTHADDLVDGAGVDVNEAELRLAETVDEVATPAEGVNDEGVNDDKAIFHRSGNGGVECWKFIDLVGLGEAGESDKDKPASEQVAGIEKMKSDNDPLQDTPSHLVRTRSAAAA, encoded by the exons ATGACGcccaagccgacggcggcgtccaaGATCGCCGCCTGCCTGGCCCGCATGAGCCTGGTTCCCGCCTTTCCCGAGTACACAGGGCCGTACAAAGTCGGCACGGTCGATGTCGAGACGCCCGTCTCGGAACTGAATGCGCCGAGCGACGTGCCCGAAGAGGCGGTCGACATTCCGACGGTTCAGTTTCGCGTCTTCTACCCAGCCGTTCCCGAATCGGGCGAGAAGCGAATCAGCTGGCTGCCAAACCCGCAAAGGCATCACGTGTCTGCCTATACCAAGTTCCTCGGCGTAGGCTCAGCCTTGGCCGAGGTCTTATC CTTCCTTCCCCGACATCTCCACTACACCTCCATCCCGGTTTGCAAGAATGCGAAGATGGCAGAGGCGAAAACGGGCAACGGGCGATGGCCGACAATGATCTTCTCgcatggcctcggcggcggccgcaactcgtactcgtacatcgCCGGCTCCCTCGCCTCCCATGGCGTCGTGGTCATTTGCCCCGAGCATCGCGACGGTAGCGCCGTCACGGCGTTCGTCCGCCAGGCAAACAAGGACCGGCGGATCATCCCCTACAGCAAGATATCGCATAAAGCAGGGCCCGAAGTCTACGAAGCCCGAGAAGGCCAGCTGCGGACGAGGCTTTGGGAATTGGGCTTGATACAcgacgccgtccttgccATAGACCAAGGCCAAGCTGTGTCGAACCTTAAcctgtcgacgccgagcctgCAGCAGTTTTCCGCTCAGCTTGACGTCCAGGACCCCGGACGCGTCGTGTTTGGCGGACACAGCTTTggcgcggcgacgatggtCCAGTTCTTGAAAAGCACCTACTACGCCGAcacggccgaggtggtggcCATGAGGAAGCCGCTGTTTTCCCCGGCCAAAGGCAGCAGTCTTCGTCGGCAGATCACGGagaggacggtgacgatgctCCTCGACATGTGGTGCCTGCCGCTCGCCGCTCCGAACTCGGCTCCCCTCCTCCGGCTGCCATTGCCCATGTTTGCCGacttgccctcggcctcgggtGGAAGGGCACTCTTGGCCGTCGAGTCCGAGGCCTTCTTCAAATGGACGGAGCATCTACACCTGACGGCGCGAATCCTCTCTCCGGACCCgtccgccaccgtcgtcacctcGGAGATGTTCGAGCGCCCAGGCGGTGTCAAGCATGCCGAGCCCAACTTCTTCTATGTCGTCCATTCGGCCCACTTGAGCCAGTCGGATTTCGGTATTCTGTTCCCCTGGCTTACCAGTAAAGTTTTTGGCGCCGAAAACCCCGAGCGGGTTCTGCGGCTCAATCTTCGCGCCCAACTTCAGCTGTTTCGCGTCAATGGATTTCCCGTTGCCCCAACGcatgccgacgacctcgtcgacggcgcgggcgtcgacgtcaacgaAGCAGAACTACGTCTTGCCGAGACGGTCGATGAGGTCGCCACGCCTGCAGAGGGCGtcaacgacgagggcgtcaaCGATGACAAGGCCATTTTCCATCGAAGCGGCAACGGTGGTGTCGAGTGCTGGAAATTCATCGACCTTGTCGGTTTGGGCGAAGCGGGCGAATCGGACAAGGATaagccggcgagcgagcaagTTGCCGGCATTGAGAAGATGAAGAGTGACAATGACCCGCTCCAGGACACACCGTCGCACCTCGTTCGCACGAGGAGCGCAGCTGCTGCGTGA